GATCGTTCCAAAAAGTGAAAGACCTGAAGTGGCACACCAACAGAAGCATTACACAAATTCCGAAATGGAAAGGCACCCTCCCTGAAGCGGTTGGGCTATCAGAACCAGTGGAATACTTCCACCGCTTTCTTCGTAGAGGTGTAATCGATGAAATTGTCAGGCAAACTAACTGTATTCTCTGCAGTGTGATGTCACCAAACCACTGAATGTAACATATGAAGAAATAGATTGGGATATGTTTCTACATGTCTGTCCACAGCCTGCACACAGAACTGGATATACTGGAATCTGAAAACAAGAGTAGAGAATGATGCAAGCATCATGGCAGTGAATCAAGAAGGGCAAAAAAGCTTCCTCCACTTTGCCAACAACAGTGACCAAGTGCCAGGTGGAGATAAGTTGTTCAAAATAAGGCCACTCCTCAATTCCCTGACAGCTAGCTTCAACAGTATCCAAATGGATGAAATGTTGTGCGTGGATGAGCAGATGATCCCCTTCAAGGGCAAGAACCGGCTGAAGCAGTATGTCCCAATGAAGCCAAAATGCTGGAGGTATAAGGTGTTCATTTTGGCAGACCAGAATGGCATTGTGTATAACTTTGATGTCTACACAGGGCCAATTCAACCACCTAATGGATACCCTGACATTGGTGCAAGTGGTAACATTGTGTTGAAGCTGGCCTCTATTGTACCCTGCAACATGTCATACAAGACAACTGTTTCTGCAGCATGGATCTTCAAGTACTccttgaaaaaaagaagatcCACAGCATAGGGGCAGTCAGACAAACCCGTCTTGCAGGATGTACATTCATAGACGACCAAACCATGAAGAAGAAAGGATGAGGCACACATCAGGAGAAGATTACCACTCATGATGGTGTGAACCTGAGGGCTGTCAAATGGTTCGACAACCACCCTGTCACACTCTTGAGCACCATTGTTGGAGCAAACCCTGTCACACATGTGCAGAGAtgggacaaaaaaagaaaagaattcatACAAGTCCCATGCCCCAACATGGTACCTCTTTACAGCAAGAGCATGGGAGGAGTGGATCTTCTTGATTCACTAATGGCTCTCTACCGCACCAAGATCCGCTCCAAGAAGTGAGACACCACTGACCACTGGCCCTTACAAGGAATTGAGAAGGGAAGATGTAAGGTGCTTGGATGCAAAGGCATTGTGAGGACCAAGTGCTCAAAGTGTTCCATCTTCTTCTGTATCAAagaagtgagagtgagaggaaCTGCTTCTTGGACTTTCACAAGGGGTGAAATGGGATTAAATTAGGAAATAGCATGGAGGGCTAGAATGAAAGATATGATTTAGATTGAAATGTaggatatgtatatatatatatatatatatatatatatatatatatatatatatatattgccatAATAATTCTGGTGTATTGATAATCTTATCACTTTATCAAAAATTGGTATTCCATAGTTTTTCTATGACTCATGATTGCCAGAGCTGGCCATTGTGTTCCTCACAACAAATGCTTTGTTCCTTCTTTATCTTAGAatcttttttgttatataaaactataagaAATAATATTTCTGGTTGGTCAGAATGACAGCCAATGACAGTAAAGGACCGTCAGCCAATGACAGTAAAGGACCGCCCTAAACTGGCTCGTTCATAAAAACCCCATCTCGCATCAAAAATCTCCATAGCAGCTTACTGATTCATCTACGGTGTCACTGTCATTGTGCAGGTGAGTAAAGCTGATTAAACCTAACAATCAGGAAGGAAATACATATAAGGGAAATATTTTTAACGATTATACTCAAATGTGCacctggtttatttatttaaacaagaaAACCATAACAGATGTGTAGATATATTAGCAGTCCATCGAGTACAAATCAAGAatagagcaatactgtactatagctctgttgaattctggactgtgattagtcagaaggtgttgattaattttctataacagcagctctgacagtagtgcagctgtaaatcacaggtttatattaatgcgggTCAGCTTCAGATCAGCTTGGGCAATAATTCTTGTCTAGTGTCCTTATCAATTTTCTGCATTAAACATTTGCTATGAGCCTTACTGTTTGACAAATCTGTCTTTCCTTTTCAGAACCATGAGCAGGAACTTCTTGTCCATGAACGAAGAGCTCCGTAAGGGAGACTTCCTGTTATCCAACAACCGAGAGTACAAGGCAATCTTTCAGGtagaattaaaacagaaaaaagagaaactccAGGTTCAAAAAGAAGAGCTGCATTTCTTTATGTTTATACCCTCTACATAGATAGCACTGGCCATTCCTAATTCCTTTTTTACTATTTGAAAAATTACTTCCAATacttttcacagaaatataaaCCCAACCACTGTTTTCCAAAACTGAACACTCACGTCTCATTTCAGGAGGATGGGAACTTTGTCGTCTATGGCTGGAGACCTCTGTGGGCATCTAACACGTGTGGCAAAACCGACGCCCATCGGCTGATCATGCAAGGAGACTGCAACCTCGTCATGTACACGCCGGGCAGACCCGTGTGGGCCACCAATACTGACCGGAAGGACGCCAGAATGTGCCGTCTGGCTCTGGGCAACGACGGCATTCTAATGGTCGAGAATGATGCGGCTGTGGTGTGGAAATCTACTAAGTCTAATTAAAAGCAATGAAGCAATCTTGTCTCAAAACTCTCTGCAGCTGTCAggaaagttataaaataaatcagtaaagagaagcagcaggatgtctctgtgtctctgtactactgttattataatCAGTTCAAGCAAAACAGGCAGGCAGTACAAGACTGCCAACAGAAATGAATACTCTGAATAACAGACTGAATACTTTTCCCTGCACCTAAAACCCAGATAAGACCCCAGACTTACCCTCTAGTTATCCTCCtttatcatgcagcaagacaaacacagaaattaTAAGCAAGACTCCAGGGCTACCAGAATGGAAACTTACTCCATCACTAATCCAACCCAATCGAACAGGCTTTATCAAAGCAAACAGTCAACTACTAACTCTCACAGAATACTTAACCTtctcatgcataaattatttaaaaaaataaacatatgcaTGTCATATATTAACTTTTTCTAAACATCTCCTATATTAAAAAGTCAATGGATTGTCCATGTCTAGAAATTctgtgagaa
The genomic region above belongs to Pangasianodon hypophthalmus isolate fPanHyp1 chromosome 6, fPanHyp1.pri, whole genome shotgun sequence and contains:
- the LOC117596667 gene encoding B-type lectin plumieribetin-like — its product is MSRNFLSMNEELRKGDFLLSNNREYKAIFQEDGNFVVYGWRPLWASNTCGKTDAHRLIMQGDCNLVMYTPGRPVWATNTDRKDARMCRLALGNDGILMVENDAAVVWKSTKSN